The genomic DNA ACCACGCCGGGGAGCTCCGAGCGGAACACCCGCAGCCCAGAACCCGCGGGCAGGTCTGCCAGCTCGGGCCGGTCGGCGTCCTGCCGGTCGACGAACACCATCACCGGTTGCCCGTCGACCTCGCACAGCATGGCGGTGGTGTCGCGGCTGAAGCCGCCGGGGTACGACAGGCCCAGCATGCGGCTGCCGGGCGGCATCTCCTTGAGCACGAGCGGGGCGTCCTGCCGCTTTTCGAACACGGCGGCGAAGCGGTCATCGTCCTCGCACTCGTAGTAGGGCTCGAAGCCGTTGTCGACCGCGTCGCGGTAGAGGGCAGCGAGCTCGGTTGGCTCGAAGTAGGGCGCCACGGCGGGGCCGCCGGCTGATGGCAGTAACACCGCCGCCAGCACGGCCGCCGCGGCCCCCAACCCGGCGCCGAGCACTGCCCGCCGCCAGAGTTGTGACTTAGCTGGCCCAGCAGTGAGCGTGGTTATCGCCTCGACCTGAGCGGCGGGCGCCTCGGCAGCGGGGAACAGCCGGTGGAGGGAGTCGTCGATCGCGAGCAGCGCGTCGAGCTCCCCGCCCCGGCCCGCCTCGCGCAGCCGCGCAAACGCAGCGTCACGCTCCGGCCCCGGGGGCAGGGCGTCGAGCAGCGGCTCGAGTGGTTCGTCGTTGGCGGGGTGGCTGGTCATGTCCGTGAGGGGACGGTCTGTTCAGGCTGCGGCGTCGCAAGCGATAGCAGCTCGCGTAGCCGGCGCTTGCCGCGGTGCACGTGGCTCATCGCGGTCCCCTCGGCCAGGCCGGTCAGCTCGCTGATCTCGCTGTAAGACAATTGGTGCACCACCCGCAGCAGCAGGCAGCACCGGGCGTCTTCGCTCAATTCGCCCAGGGCCGCTAGCACGTGGTCGTCGAACGCGGACTGCAGTGGGCTGAGGTCACCGCTACGGGGGTGGACCGGCGAGTGCGTGTCGCCGGACAGGTCGGCCACGGTGGTCAGGTCGGTCGGGTCGGACGCGTAGGTGCGTCGCGTGCGGCGCCGGCGGCGGACGTTGAGCGCGCAATGGCGGACGACGCCCGCGAGCCACCGCACGACTGCGGGCTCGGAGTCGAACTGCTTCTGCTTGGCGATAGTGATTTCCACGGCATCTTGCACGACGTCCTCGGCGCCGTCGACGCGGCCGAGCACGCCGGCGGCAATCGCGACCAGCCGCGGGTAGGCCCGCCGGTAGCACGAGCCAACGTCCTCCGCCCGTTCCCTCCCTGGCGCGTCGCGCGGCGGCGCGGCGTTCGGGAGAGCAGGCGTGGATTTTCTTTCAGGCATCATCCGGACCTACTATACTGTGTCGCGAGGCCCGCCGGGTATTGGACCGTTCTGGTCAAAACGGGCGGGTGGGAGCAGGACCATGCCAAGAGCCCACCAGTCGGCCCACCAATCGGCCAGTCGCCCGTGCCGCCGCGTCACGACCGATGGCTGTCGTTCAGCGGGGCTTAGCGCCGCCGGGTTTAGTCTGGTCGAGCTGTTGGTGGTGATCGCCATCATCGGGGTGCTGGTAGCACTCCTGCTGCCCGCGGTGCAGGCGGCCCGCGAGTCGGCCCGACGGATGGGCTGCGCCGACCGGCTCAAGCAGATCACGTTGGCGATCGCCAATCACGAGTCCGCGCGGCGTTCCTTTCCGCCCGGGCGGATTGGCTGCGACGACACGACCGGCCCGCCGCCGATCCCCGCGTGCCGCCCCGGCCTGCCGACCGAGGAGCTAACCGCCGCGAGCGGCTTCGTGGCGATCCTGCCTGAACTCGAGGAGCTCGACCTGTACGCGCAGCTGTCGGTTGAGATCGGCGGCCTGTGGAACCGCAACGTCGACGACCTTGGCTGGTACGACGATCTGGCCAAGTGCAAGGCGATCAAGCAGCGTCCCGCGGTGTTCGTCTGCCCCACCGACACCGCCGCCGCGCTGAGCGACGTCTACGACCCGGTGATCGCCGCGACCGGGAGCTACGCGATGGTGCACGGCTCGCTCGGCGCCAGCCGGTCGCCCTCTTCGGCCGGGTACTACAAAGCAGGCCAGGCGCTCGACGCAGTCAAGTACCACAACACCGGCCCGTTTGTTTACGTCACCCGCCGCAAGCCGTCGCAGGTGACCGATGGCCTGTCGGGCACGGTGGCGGTCGGCGAGGTCGTGCTGGCGGACGTTTACGAGTCGTCTAACACCTGGACCTATGCGCTGGCGTACGCGGACTGCCTCCGCACGACCGACAACCCGCTCAACACCCAGCCGGGCGCGGGGCGGATGGTCGACCGCCAAAACGGCGCCTTCGGCAGCCAGCACCCGGGCGGCGGCCAGTTCGCCTTCCTGGATGGCCACGTCGCGTGGACCTCCGACGACGTTGACCTCGAGATCTACCGCGCCAGGTCGACCATCGTCGGCGACGAGTCGTACTAGAGAACCTCGGTACGCGAGACCGCTGCGGCCGCCGTGGCGCCCTCTTACCGGAGATCGTAATGTTGTCGCGGGTGATGCCGAGCTGGGAGTTGATGGAGGAGCCTGCGGCCCGCAGCGGCGCCGGCCCACCGAAACGACAACAGCCGCCGTGCCCAGGGGGCACGGCGGCTGTGTTATCGTGATCGCGCCCCAGAGGAGGGGAGCGAAGCTCTCAATCAGTCGCCTCAGTTGCAGCCGCAGCTCGGAGCGGCGCACCCACACGAGGGCTCGCAGCCGCAGGTCGGCTCGCAGCAGCCACAGCTGGGACGCTTGAACAGGCCCTTCAGGCCGTCCAGGATGCAGCAGCGGCGCGGGGCGCAGCACGGGTCACAGCACATGTCGGCTTCGCAGCCGCAGCTCGGCTCGCAACCGCAGGAAGGCTCGCAGCCACAGCTGGGCTCAGCGGCGCAGCAGGTGGGCTCAGCGGCACAGCAGCTCGGCTCGCAGCACGAGTCGGCACAGCACGAACGACGCTTGAACATGCCCTTCAGGCCGTCCAGGATGCAGCAGCGGCGCGGGGCGCAGCAAGGGTCGCAGCAGTCCATTTCGCAGCCACACGAGGGCTCGCAGCCGCAGCTCGGCTCGGCGCAACCACAGGAGGGCTCACAACAACCGCCACAGCCGCCGCCCAGCAGGCCGAAGAACGCATTGGCGTCCGACGCGCTGCCCAGGACGACGACGACACCCAGCACGAGCGCCGACGCAGAAATACGAAGGTTCATCTTAACTCTCCTCAGGAAACTTGGTGGAGGGGGAAACATCTCACTCGCGATCGGAGCCGCGCCCATCGGATACCGCCCTTCTGTCTTTGTCAGTGAAGGCGCTAGGGGAACCGATCCGGGCGCAGCAATCCGGTGCGCTCCGACCTGAGCGGCGTCCTTGCGGCACGCCTCCCAAATCCATCACTTGGTATCGTCGCCCTAGATAGACGCGATGAGCGATTCGGACCTAATTGCCGGTCCGCTACCACTTGCCACATCGCATTAAGAGGAGTGTGCCGGTTGTGACGACCAGCGCCGGCCAACGGCGGACGCAGCAGCGGAAGAATCGCGTCAGGCCGCGGTTCCAACGCACGGCGTTGGCCGTCGCCGACCGCGGCGTGCGGGAGCAAGAGGCTCCGACTAGAACCCAAGTCCGGCGGTTTTCACCCGCACGCGGCACAGGTGCATGTCGGACGTCATGAAGAGCGTCCGCCCGTCGGGGCCGCCGAACGTGCAGTTGGCGATCCGCTCGCCGGTGCGGATCGTCGCCAGGTGTTTGCCCCCGGGCGAGATGATCAGCACGCCCCCCGGCCCGGTGGCGAACAGGTTGCCGTCCCGGTCGATGGCCATGCCGTCGGGGCTGCCGGGCCGGCGGCCCAGGTGCTTGACGTTCAGCAGCACGCGGCCGTCGTCGATCGAGCCGTCGGCCTGCACGGCGTACGCCATGTAGATCGGCCGCTCGCCGTTGGACTGCGCAACGTACAGGGTCTGCTCATCGGGCGACAAGGCGATGCCGTTCGGCGCGACCAGCTCCTTGGTCAGCAGCGACAGCTCGCCTTCGGGCGACACACGGTACACGCCCTGGAAGTCGAGCTCGCGGGTCTTGTCGTTGAACGCCTTGAGTCGGCCGTACGGCGGGTCGGTGAAGTAGATTGCGCCGGAGGAGTGGATCACCAGGTCGTTTGGGCTGTTGAGCCGTTTGCCGTCGAGCTTGTCGGCGATGACCTCGAACACCGGCCGGGGCGCCGACAGCGGCGCCGCCATCCGCGCGACCTGGGCGTCGCCGTGCTGGCACATGACCAGGCGGCCCTGGGCGTCGATCATCAGCCCGTTCGAGCCAGGCTCGCCGCCGCGCGGCGTCTCGCCGGTGTAGCCCGACGGCTTGAGGTACAGCGAGAGCCCCTCGCCCTCTTTCCACTTGAAGATCGAATTGCGGGGGATGTCGCTGAACAGCACGCAGCCCTGATCACGCAGCCAGACCGGGCCCTCGCTCCATTCGAAGTCGGTCGCCAGCACCTCGATGGTCGCAGACGGGTCGATCAGTTGCTCCGCGGCCTGGTCGACGACCTCGATTTCGCCAATCGATTCGGGCGGGTCGACCGCTCGCTGCGCATTCACATTGGCGGCAACCCCAAACAGCACGGCAGCGAAAAGCAGAGTGGGCAGACGCATATCTGGGCGACTCGCAATGGAGGAGGTGACAGAATCGCAGTTTGTGGAGCTCAGCCAATTCTAACCAACCTCGACGTGGCTGGTCAAAACGCGGGCAGGTTGGTCGATTGCGGCTGCCTAGACGGCGCCTCGACGCGTCGCATGGCTACGCCTAGGATGCGTGAGGCCCGACGCGGACTCGTGCACCGTGCGTGTCAAAATCCATTCGCAACGAGACCCAACTCCCCTGAAGGAACCATGCCCGACCAACCGCTTATCGTTGGCGAAGTCCTGATCGATCAGTTCCCCGACGGTCGGGGGATCCTTGGTGGGGCTCCGTTCAATGTCGCGTGGAACCTGTGCGGGTTTGGCATGTCGCCCATGATGGTGACCTCGGTCGGCTCCGACGAGAGCGGCCGGAATATCCTCGAGCGGATGCGGGAGTGGGGGATGAGCACCGCCGGCGTGCAGACCTCTGCCACGCTCCCTACCGGCTTGGTCGAGGTGACCGTCAACGACGGCGAGCCCTCGTACAACCTGCTTGCCAACCGCGCGTACGACGACATCCACTACCCCGAGCAGGTCTTGGCCGAGGGCGGGTTTGGCATGCTGTACGTCGGCAGCCTGGCGTACCGTGCGGAGCCATCGCGTACGACGATCCGCAGGCTGATGGCCGAGAGCGGGCTCCCCAAGTTCGTCGACATCAACATCCGCCGCCCGTGGTTTACCCTCGACATGGCAGGCGAGTTGCTGCAAGACGCAACCTGGACCAAGCTCAACAACAACGAGCTGGCCGAGCTGTCGGGGGTTGGATGCGAGACGCCGCAACAAGCTCCGGCGGCGGTAGAAGAGCTTCGCAAACGCTTTAACGGGAAGAACTTCTTCGTCACCTGCGGCGGCGAGGGCGCCTGTGCTGTCGACGAAGCGGGCGGAACGGCGTTCGCAAAATCGCCCCCTCCCGAACCGATGGTCGACACCGTCGGCGCGGGCGACGCGTTTGCCGCTGCCTGCATTGCCGGCGTCACGCAGGGGCGACCGCTCGCTCAGACCATCGAGTCCGCAGTCGCATTCGCCTCGAAGACCTGCACCCTGCAGGGCGCGACGACGAGCGACCGTAGTCACTACGCGGCCCTAGTCGTTTAGCAATCGCTGGTCGGATTGCGACCACCATGCTGCCGATTCGCGGGTTCACGCGGCTCCGATCCGATGTGGGGAGCCGAACCGGCTCGCAATCGGCGTGGCTGTCTGATTAAGATGCTGACATCCGAAGACGCCCCGCCCGGGGACGTTTGTGACGTGTGACTACTTCGCCTGAGCAGCAATGAACTCATCCGGGGCCCCCAATCCTTCTGGGAAGCAGTCCTCGCGAACGTGGGACGAGCTCCTGATCGCCGCCCGCAACGGCGACGACGACGCGCTGGGGGCGATCTGCCAGCGGCTCTACGGCTACCTGCTGGTCGTCGCCCGCCGCGGCATCGGGTCCGACCTGGCCGCCAAGGTAGGCGCATCCGACGTGGTGCAGCAGTCGATGATGGAGGCCCACCAAGACTTTGCACGGTTCGACGGGGCCAACGAAGAAGAGTTTCGGGCGTGGATTGGTCTGTTGCTGCAGCGGAACCTGCAGGACGTTGGGCGACGCTACCGCGGGGCCGCCCGGCGGGACATCGGCCGCGAGATCGGCATTGATTCTAGGCAGACCCTGCCGATCGCCTCCTCAGAGCCGAACGCCAGCCGGATCGCCCGGCGGAGAGAAACCGACGAAGAACTTGCCCGCGCCGTTGAGGGATTGCCGCCCCGGCAGCGACAAATAGTCGAGCTGCGTCACCGCGACAACATCCCGTACGACCAGATTGCTGCGCAGCTCGCCACCACCGAAGAGGCCGCCCGCAAGCTCTACAGCCGAGCGGTTATCAAGCTCAGGCAAAAACTGATTCCTACCGACGGTTCTTAGGGCCAGCAGCGTGTCGCGCGACCTCCGGCAACCCGACGACTCAAGCGACCTGGGCAGGGTCGCCTCGCCGGGGCTTTCTGACATCATCCGCAGACTCGACCAGCTCTGGGACGAGCACCCGCTTACCCCTTCCAGCCTCTACGACCTCGAGGGGCAGGAGATCGGCGGCTGCCGCTTGCTCGGTGTGGTCGGGCAGGGCGCCTTTGGCATTGTTTACCACGCCCGCGATGAGCAAGGCGGCCGCGACGTGGCCATCAAGGTGCCGCGTCCCGAGGTGGTGCTGCACGCCCAGCGGATGCAGCGGTTCCGCAACGAGGCGATCGCCGCCGCGACGCTCGACCACCCGGCGATCGTGCCGGTCTACGCGACCGAGTTCGAGGGCCCCGCGCCCCACATTATGTCCGAGTACATCGACGGCCCCGACTTGGGCGAGTGGCTCGCGCGTGCGGCTCGGCCAGTGGACTTTGAGCCGGCGGTGCGATTCATCCTCAAGCTGGTCGACGCGGTGCAGCACGCCCACGGCCGGGGCGTGACCCACCGCGACCTGAAGCCCGGGAACGTGCTGCTCCAGCCCACGGCGAGCCGCCCGCTATCTCTCGACGATTACTCGCCCCGCCTGACCGACTTTGGCCTGGCGGGTTTCGACGCGGTCGAGACCCGTTGCACCAGCTCGAGCATGATGATCGGCACGCCGCTCTACATGCCGCCCGAGCAGGCGGCGGGTGGGGTCGCCGACTGGCCCGCCGCGGACATCTACTCGTTGGGAGTGCTGCTGTTCGAGTTGATTACTAAACAGACGCCCTACCAAGGGCTCACCTACCCGCAGTTGCTGCAGCAGATGCAGGTCGAACGAGCGCCCGATTTTGCGGCGGCGCGGTCTGACGTGCCGCGGGGCCTGCAGGCAATCGTGACGAAGTGCCTGCGGCATGACGCCAGCGACCGGTACGAATCGGCGGGCGAGCTGGCCGCCGACCTGGCTCGATTTCTCAATGGAGAGCGACCGCACGCCCCGCCGGTGAGGGTGACCGACCCGCTGGTCCGCTGGATGCGCAGGCCAGAGCGGTTGCGGCAGGCGGCGTTGTGGACCACGTGCTACCAGGCCGGAACCATTTTTTGGATGTGCCTTGTGATCGCCATCGCGGCGATTTGCGAGGTCTTCCCCGCTGGAACGGCCGCAAAGAGTGTTGTAGCGCTGGGCGTCGTCTGCGGGCTCGTTCATTGCCCGAAGGCGCTGCTCGGCTGGGCCATGCTAAGTGGGGTGCGCTGGGCGTACCCGGTCTCGCTGCTGAGTAGCGCGGTCCTGCTTGGAGTTTTCATCTACTCAACTTTGGCCGAATCAATTGCGTTTGAGTGGAACTACCCGACGCGGTTCTCCAAAGTAAGCAATTTCTCCATCTTGATCCTGGGGAGCACGATTGAGTGCGGGCTTCATCTACTAGCGTGGCCTGCTTGGACGCGGCGGATTAGAGCGGGCAAGTCATTGTCCTGAATGACTTTACGGTGTTTTCGATGGGGGCCCGCGAATGTTTCTGGAAAATACGCGTCACAAATGGCTGATTCGTACGCTTCTGTAAGTAGGGCACGTTCCGTTGGCCTCCGGCAATAAGCCGAGGCACAAGAATGCTTAAGGGAACAACCGAAGCTAACGGTGCGGCCTTTTTTCTACCCACCAAAAAGCCCCTCCGACTTGATCGGGGGGGCTTTTTGCATGGGTTCGCATGGGCTCGTATCTGACCCATCCACGCGGAACTTCGCCCGCGATCTCGCCTTGCGGCAAAATACCTGTGCTTTGCCGGGTTGACGCCGCCGCCGTCGCGCCTAGAAAATGACGGCAAGCCGATGGCATGCCCGACACCGCATCGCGGTGCACGGGGTTACTAACTTCGGTTCCCGCCCGCCGTCCTTCCTAACCGACGGCGCCAGCTGCCCCTCCCCCGTTCCCTGCCGAGATTTTCCTATGAAGCCTCGTGGCTACCGGTCCGCACACTCTGCCTTCACCCTCGTCGAACTGCTGGTGGTGATCGCTATCATCGGCACGCTCATCGCGCTGCTGCTGCCGGCGGTTCAGTCAGCCCGCGAGGCCGCCCGACGCACGCAGTGCATCAACCAACTCCGCGAGATCGGCCTGGCGGTGCAAAACCACCATGACACCGCCGGCTACTTCCCAACCGGACGCGACCGGACCGACCAGTACGGCGTGTCGTGGGCGTTTCGGATCCTTCCCTTCCTTGAAGAGCAGCAGATCTACGACGCCCGCGACCCCAGCGAGCGGGTCGACTCGGAACTGAACGCCGCGGCGATGCGGACGCCGATCGAAGTCTACGCGTGCCCGAGTCGTCGCTCGGCCGACGCCAACCGTGACTTCGACAACGACGACGCCGCGCCGCAGGTCCGCAACGCGGCCGTGCTGGGCGACTACGCCGCCAACGCCGGACTCGAGGAGGACATGGGCATGGAGGGCAACGATTTCCGCAGCGGCAAGGTCGACCGCACGCTGGCTGGCCCGATCTACAGCGGCTCGAAGGTCAAGTCGCGGCACGTGACCGACGGCCTCTCGAAGACGCTCGCCGTCGGCGAGAAGCACCTGCCGCCGGTCGAGCCCGACTGGTCGGAAGAGCGGGTCCACTACCAGCAGGGCGACACCTGCTTCCTCGCCGCCGACCGCATCGAGACCATTTTGCGTGGCGCCGAGGACGGCTTGGCCGTGACCGGCCAGGAGACCAGCTCGCAGCTGTTCGGCGGCCCCCACCCAGGAGTCACGCTTTTCGTCTTCCTGGACGGCCACACCGAGGCCCTCGCCCACAGCGGCCCCAGGGCGACCGGCGTGAACCCCAACCAGGTCGACGACATCCGCGTCGACGAGAAGTGGGAGTGGCTGGCCGCGCTCAGCACGGTCGCCGGCGGCGAGCTCATCGAGGAGTAGTCGCGACCGGCGCCTAGCCAGCGTGGGTGCCCGCCTCGGTCCAAGGCCAGTTGGCGTTGGCGGTGACGCGTGGCATCAGCATCATCGCACCGATGAAGCAGCCGAGCGTCAGCACGGTCAGCAGGATGCCCTGCGACTGCGGCCAGATCGCCGCGCCGAGCGCGACCCCCATGATGGTCGCCCCCGGGACGAAGATGCCCAGCGTCCCCCGCCAGACGCCGATCAGCGTGACCGTCCGCAGCAGGATGATCAGGATCGTGAAGCCAGCCGACGCGAGCACCGCTGCCGGCAGCGTGACGTACTCCTGCGAGAAGTACATCAACGGGTAGGCACCGGCGAACGCCCCGATGGTGAGCAGCAGCATCCAGCGGTCGAACACGGGCGTGGGGTTCGCCTGGACCACGAGCCCGACTGCCATCCCGAACACGACCACGCTCAGCGGACCGAGCCAGGTGAGCTCGCCGAGCCGGTCGATCGGCGCAATGCCGAGCACGTCGATGCGTACCGGCCTGCCGAACAGCAGCCTTTCGTAGTCCCAGCGGTAGTTTGTGCCGGCCGACCGCTGGACGCTGGTCGGCTGCAGCGACAATTCCAGCAGCCGCACGTCCGACCCCCGCGCGGCGAGCGACACCCGGTAGCGGTCGAGCACGCCCGTTGACGCCACCGGTAGCTCGAATAGTCCCTTGCCAACCGCCGAGTACGTGACGCTCAGCGGCGTCGGCTCGGCCGGCAGCTCGCCTGTCCAGCGGAGCCGCCCATCGGCGATCTCTACCCGCCCAACGGCCGCGCCATCGGACTCGACCCGCAGGTCGGCCAGCGAGATCACTCGCGGGGGCAGCGGCAGTTCAATCCGGCATTTGCCGGGCGCCTCCCCTCCGGCGGCGGTGATGACCCCAGCGAACCGAGACTCGTAGATCGACTCCGGCGTGGCGGTCCCCGCGGAGAGTCGCGGCGTCAG from Posidoniimonas polymericola includes the following:
- a CDS encoding RNA polymerase sigma factor, whose protein sequence is MPERKSTPALPNAAPPRDAPGRERAEDVGSCYRRAYPRLVAIAAGVLGRVDGAEDVVQDAVEITIAKQKQFDSEPAVVRWLAGVVRHCALNVRRRRRTRRTYASDPTDLTTVADLSGDTHSPVHPRSGDLSPLQSAFDDHVLAALGELSEDARCCLLLRVVHQLSYSEISELTGLAEGTAMSHVHRGKRRLRELLSLATPQPEQTVPSRT
- a CDS encoding DUF1559 family PulG-like putative transporter — translated: MPRAHQSAHQSASRPCRRVTTDGCRSAGLSAAGFSLVELLVVIAIIGVLVALLLPAVQAARESARRMGCADRLKQITLAIANHESARRSFPPGRIGCDDTTGPPPIPACRPGLPTEELTAASGFVAILPELEELDLYAQLSVEIGGLWNRNVDDLGWYDDLAKCKAIKQRPAVFVCPTDTAAALSDVYDPVIAATGSYAMVHGSLGASRSPSSAGYYKAGQALDAVKYHNTGPFVYVTRRKPSQVTDGLSGTVAVGEVVLADVYESSNTWTYALAYADCLRTTDNPLNTQPGAGRMVDRQNGAFGSQHPGGGQFAFLDGHVAWTSDDVDLEIYRARSTIVGDESY
- a CDS encoding keratin-like protein yields the protein MNLRISASALVLGVVVVLGSASDANAFFGLLGGGCGGCCEPSCGCAEPSCGCEPSCGCEMDCCDPCCAPRRCCILDGLKGMFKRRSCCADSCCEPSCCAAEPTCCAAEPSCGCEPSCGCEPSCGCEADMCCDPCCAPRRCCILDGLKGLFKRPSCGCCEPTCGCEPSCGCAAPSCGCN
- a CDS encoding SMP-30/gluconolactonase/LRE family protein, translated to MRLPTLLFAAVLFGVAANVNAQRAVDPPESIGEIEVVDQAAEQLIDPSATIEVLATDFEWSEGPVWLRDQGCVLFSDIPRNSIFKWKEGEGLSLYLKPSGYTGETPRGGEPGSNGLMIDAQGRLVMCQHGDAQVARMAAPLSAPRPVFEVIADKLDGKRLNSPNDLVIHSSGAIYFTDPPYGRLKAFNDKTRELDFQGVYRVSPEGELSLLTKELVAPNGIALSPDEQTLYVAQSNGERPIYMAYAVQADGSIDDGRVLLNVKHLGRRPGSPDGMAIDRDGNLFATGPGGVLIISPGGKHLATIRTGERIANCTFGGPDGRTLFMTSDMHLCRVRVKTAGLGF
- a CDS encoding PfkB family carbohydrate kinase — protein: MPDQPLIVGEVLIDQFPDGRGILGGAPFNVAWNLCGFGMSPMMVTSVGSDESGRNILERMREWGMSTAGVQTSATLPTGLVEVTVNDGEPSYNLLANRAYDDIHYPEQVLAEGGFGMLYVGSLAYRAEPSRTTIRRLMAESGLPKFVDINIRRPWFTLDMAGELLQDATWTKLNNNELAELSGVGCETPQQAPAAVEELRKRFNGKNFFVTCGGEGACAVDEAGGTAFAKSPPPEPMVDTVGAGDAFAAACIAGVTQGRPLAQTIESAVAFASKTCTLQGATTSDRSHYAALVV
- a CDS encoding RNA polymerase sigma factor, with amino-acid sequence MNSSGAPNPSGKQSSRTWDELLIAARNGDDDALGAICQRLYGYLLVVARRGIGSDLAAKVGASDVVQQSMMEAHQDFARFDGANEEEFRAWIGLLLQRNLQDVGRRYRGAARRDIGREIGIDSRQTLPIASSEPNASRIARRRETDEELARAVEGLPPRQRQIVELRHRDNIPYDQIAAQLATTEEAARKLYSRAVIKLRQKLIPTDGS
- a CDS encoding serine/threonine-protein kinase; its protein translation is MSRDLRQPDDSSDLGRVASPGLSDIIRRLDQLWDEHPLTPSSLYDLEGQEIGGCRLLGVVGQGAFGIVYHARDEQGGRDVAIKVPRPEVVLHAQRMQRFRNEAIAAATLDHPAIVPVYATEFEGPAPHIMSEYIDGPDLGEWLARAARPVDFEPAVRFILKLVDAVQHAHGRGVTHRDLKPGNVLLQPTASRPLSLDDYSPRLTDFGLAGFDAVETRCTSSSMMIGTPLYMPPEQAAGGVADWPAADIYSLGVLLFELITKQTPYQGLTYPQLLQQMQVERAPDFAAARSDVPRGLQAIVTKCLRHDASDRYESAGELAADLARFLNGERPHAPPVRVTDPLVRWMRRPERLRQAALWTTCYQAGTIFWMCLVIAIAAICEVFPAGTAAKSVVALGVVCGLVHCPKALLGWAMLSGVRWAYPVSLLSSAVLLGVFIYSTLAESIAFEWNYPTRFSKVSNFSILILGSTIECGLHLLAWPAWTRRIRAGKSLS
- a CDS encoding DUF1559 family PulG-like putative transporter — its product is MKPRGYRSAHSAFTLVELLVVIAIIGTLIALLLPAVQSAREAARRTQCINQLREIGLAVQNHHDTAGYFPTGRDRTDQYGVSWAFRILPFLEEQQIYDARDPSERVDSELNAAAMRTPIEVYACPSRRSADANRDFDNDDAAPQVRNAAVLGDYAANAGLEEDMGMEGNDFRSGKVDRTLAGPIYSGSKVKSRHVTDGLSKTLAVGEKHLPPVEPDWSEERVHYQQGDTCFLAADRIETILRGAEDGLAVTGQETSSQLFGGPHPGVTLFVFLDGHTEALAHSGPRATGVNPNQVDDIRVDEKWEWLAALSTVAGGELIEE
- a CDS encoding type II secretion system protein; protein product: MRAAGRRAFTLVELLVVVAIMATLIALLLPAVQSAREAAKYSSLRAEDRAAVAEAAPPEPAAEAAPAALVSAFEADVVLTPRLSAGTATPESIYESRFAGVITAAGGEAPGKCRIELPLPPRVISLADLRVESDGAAVGRVEIADGRLRWTGELPAEPTPLSVTYSAVGKGLFELPVASTGVLDRYRVSLAARGSDVRLLELSLQPTSVQRSAGTNYRWDYERLLFGRPVRIDVLGIAPIDRLGELTWLGPLSVVVFGMAVGLVVQANPTPVFDRWMLLLTIGAFAGAYPLMYFSQEYVTLPAAVLASAGFTILIILLRTVTLIGVWRGTLGIFVPGATIMGVALGAAIWPQSQGILLTVLTLGCFIGAMMLMPRVTANANWPWTEAGTHAG